A portion of the Ferrimicrobium sp. genome contains these proteins:
- a CDS encoding homogentisate 1,2-dioxygenase: MPFYQRMGETPRKRHQVLRGADGALVAEELMGNEGFAAESALLYHLGMPTAIVDAETLMADEEELFPNTPLLPRHYLTPKLGRQPPPAPLGRHLLLGNRDVRLSYGIVDQPTPLYRNAVGDECLFVQAGRGHVETVFGLLEVRERDYLVIPASCTYRVVPEGDRCMELLVIEASGHIEFPSRYLSKRGQLLESAPFSERDLRTPSELCLVEGADVEVLVKTRAALTRYVYARHPFDVIGWDGCLYPFAFNMGDFEPIVKRFHAPPPVHQTFEGPGFVICSFAPRPFDFDPESIPVPYNHANVDSDEVLFYVDGDFMSRKGSGIEAGSISLHPAGFIHGPQPGSVEAALGKPGTKEWAVMVDTFAPLELGRASVAIEDPNYPWSWSKRHGATELASPDT; encoded by the coding sequence GTGCCGTTTTACCAACGCATGGGCGAGACCCCACGGAAACGCCATCAAGTGCTTCGAGGAGCGGATGGTGCGCTGGTCGCCGAAGAGCTGATGGGGAATGAGGGCTTTGCTGCGGAGTCGGCGCTGCTCTATCACTTAGGTATGCCGACCGCGATCGTCGATGCTGAGACGCTCATGGCTGATGAGGAGGAACTCTTCCCCAATACTCCTCTGCTCCCTCGGCACTACCTGACCCCCAAGTTGGGGAGGCAGCCACCACCCGCTCCGCTTGGACGCCATCTCCTCTTGGGCAACCGTGATGTTCGACTCTCCTATGGTATCGTTGACCAGCCAACACCGTTGTATCGCAACGCAGTGGGAGATGAGTGCCTCTTTGTGCAGGCCGGACGGGGGCATGTGGAGACGGTTTTTGGACTCCTCGAGGTACGAGAGCGAGATTATCTTGTGATCCCGGCGTCATGCACCTATCGCGTGGTTCCTGAGGGTGATCGTTGCATGGAGTTGCTGGTGATTGAGGCGAGCGGCCACATCGAGTTCCCGAGTCGCTACCTCTCCAAACGAGGACAACTGCTCGAATCTGCACCCTTCTCGGAGCGCGATCTTCGGACGCCGAGTGAACTCTGTCTTGTCGAGGGTGCCGACGTTGAGGTGTTGGTAAAAACCCGAGCCGCCCTCACCCGTTACGTCTATGCGCGCCACCCCTTCGATGTCATCGGTTGGGACGGTTGCCTCTATCCCTTTGCCTTTAACATGGGGGATTTCGAGCCGATCGTGAAGCGCTTCCACGCGCCACCACCCGTGCATCAGACCTTTGAAGGCCCAGGCTTTGTCATCTGTAGCTTCGCCCCACGTCCTTTTGATTTCGATCCAGAGAGTATCCCCGTGCCCTACAACCACGCCAATGTCGACAGCGACGAGGTGCTCTTCTATGTTGATGGAGATTTTATGTCACGCAAAGGGTCGGGCATCGAGGCCGGTTCGATCTCCTTGCATCCGGCCGGATTTATCCACGGTCCCCAACCTGGATCGGTCGAGGCGGCGCTTGGGAAGCCGGGAACGAAGGAGTGGGCGGTCATGGTCGACACTTTTGCTCCTCTCGAACTCGGACGAGCGAGCGTAGCGATTGAAGACCCTAACTACCCCTGGTCATGGTCGAAGCGACACGGAGCGACCGAGTTGGCGTCTCCGGACACCTAG